The Candidatus Omnitrophota bacterium genome has a window encoding:
- a CDS encoding ABC transporter permease subunit — MEIVEVQQNVVPTTLSALKHPFFETHPLHRHFLLQTHSAVAPPSHPRWSRIQHELSVLIDKVFLKSVEPEVALREQAQAIEEILQRQATPKTWADPGTSVAVLLFLLLLGVYLHRKLARQLGAPFPAEGYSEPGRSFDYSTLFFLSPWFVLFLLFGIYPLVHSFLVSFCDYDFLSGRFSFVGLQNYVDAIRSAQFLKALGNTLFFALGTIPFTMSLALFCAVLLSQRIPLRGIFQAGLFLPVATSVIVVATIFTYLYAPDGMVNGILSRLRIPPPDPSWLLNPKLALPAIMFMNVWASFGYYTILFVAGLQSIPNTLYEAAHIDGANAWQRFWNVTLPQIKPILLFAVVVNTIYSFQVFPEIFTMTGGGPLGSTSTIVYHLYELGFHDFDMGVASAVAYILFIIVMGFSILQMRLLRPSEAYSEEA, encoded by the coding sequence ATGGAGATTGTGGAGGTACAACAAAACGTCGTGCCCACAACACTCTCTGCCCTCAAACATCCCTTCTTTGAGACCCATCCCCTGCATCGCCACTTTCTTTTACAAACCCACTCCGCTGTCGCGCCTCCGAGCCATCCCAGGTGGTCCCGAATCCAGCACGAGCTCTCGGTTCTGATCGACAAGGTATTTCTCAAATCCGTAGAGCCCGAAGTCGCGTTGAGGGAACAGGCACAGGCCATTGAAGAAATTCTTCAGCGACAGGCCACCCCCAAGACCTGGGCGGATCCGGGGACCTCTGTGGCAGTGCTGCTTTTTCTGCTGCTGCTGGGAGTTTATTTGCACCGCAAACTCGCACGCCAGCTGGGCGCCCCTTTCCCGGCGGAGGGCTATAGCGAACCCGGCCGGAGTTTTGACTATTCCACCCTCTTCTTTCTCTCGCCTTGGTTCGTATTATTTCTCTTGTTCGGGATCTACCCCTTGGTACACAGCTTCCTGGTTAGCTTTTGCGATTATGATTTTCTAAGCGGGCGCTTCTCTTTTGTGGGGCTCCAGAACTATGTGGACGCGATCCGGTCCGCGCAATTTCTCAAGGCCCTGGGAAATACGCTCTTCTTTGCCTTGGGAACCATTCCTTTCACCATGTCACTGGCCTTATTCTGTGCAGTACTCTTGAGCCAGCGCATCCCTCTGAGAGGCATCTTCCAGGCCGGGCTTTTTCTCCCGGTTGCCACATCCGTCATCGTGGTTGCCACCATCTTCACCTATTTGTATGCACCCGACGGGATGGTCAACGGAATCCTCTCCCGGCTCAGGATCCCTCCGCCCGATCCAAGCTGGTTACTCAATCCAAAATTGGCCTTGCCCGCGATCATGTTCATGAATGTTTGGGCAAGTTTCGGTTATTACACCATTCTGTTCGTAGCAGGCCTTCAATCCATCCCCAATACACTTTACGAAGCCGCGCACATCGATGGGGCCAATGCCTGGCAGCGTTTTTGGAATGTTACGCTCCCGCAGATCAAACCTATTTTGCTCTTTGCTGTGGTGGTTAACACGATTTACTCCTTCCAAGTCTTTCCGGAGATCTTCACCATGACCGGAGGAGGCCCTTTGGGGAGCACCTCCACCATCGTGTACCACCTCTACGAACTCGGATTTCACGATTTTGATATGGGCGTAGCGAGCGCTGTGGCCTATATCCTCTTTATCATTGTGATGGGCTTCTCGATTCTGCAGATGCGCCTCTTGCGCCCGTCTGAAGCCTATAGTGAGGAAGCCTAG
- a CDS encoding SGNH/GDSL hydrolase family protein, with amino-acid sequence RQNVLEIIRTGRELNIPMVFLTQPSLFEDTEYWQTIQGGDYWMTQMRLSISAATQWRMQEIFNQALIKICAQERIPCLDLGARIPHDSNYFYDSTHFTEAGAALVAQELRAFLESEGLVP; translated from the coding sequence TCAGACAAAATGTCCTGGAAATTATCCGCACAGGCCGGGAGCTGAACATCCCCATGGTCTTTCTCACCCAGCCTTCGCTTTTTGAGGACACGGAATACTGGCAGACTATCCAGGGCGGGGACTACTGGATGACTCAAATGCGGCTTTCGATATCCGCCGCAACGCAGTGGCGTATGCAGGAGATCTTCAACCAAGCCCTGATCAAGATTTGCGCTCAGGAGCGCATCCCTTGTCTGGATCTCGGCGCCCGTATTCCACACGACTCCAATTATTTCTACGATTCCACCCACTTCACCGAAGCCGGAGCCGCGCTCGTGGCGCAAGAGCTCCGTGCCTTCTTGGAAAGTGAGGGCTTGGTGCCGTGA